The following coding sequences lie in one Xylocopa sonorina isolate GNS202 chromosome 7, iyXylSono1_principal, whole genome shotgun sequence genomic window:
- the Lim3 gene encoding lim3 homeobox protein isoform X3, with protein sequence MTMISLEMLSREALPLEGMYRRARQDVLTPPPHDSPESRNVRRNGSNAGNAANVTTNLDAAPRHEMHPLDQPAVELGLPDNLPEILYSSIPKCGGCQEAILDKYVLRVLERCWHARCLTCRDCGARLTDKCFARNGHVFCKDDFFKRFGTKCAGCGQGLAPSQVVRRAQELVYHLTCFSCALCSRQLDTGDEFYLMEDRKLVCKPDYEQAKAKELADGGSIDGDQPNKRPRTTITAKQLETLKLAYNTSPKPARHVREQLSQDTGLDMRVVQVWFQNRRAKEKRLKKDAGRTRWSQYFRSMKGTGTGGHSPRHDKLLDKDELKVDLDSTFGHHDLSNDSYGTVVNMGLDGEGASPGGGGNGAGGPPRGYLGATTPPYLSTSRSPSLPPQFPYPPDTGLSVYTTLGGASGMVPGPASDLSNESSGGGGGGGGGGGGGYPDFPPSPDSWLGEPPPPHAHHHSHYST encoded by the exons CTGGAAGGGATGTATCGCCGTGCTCGGCAAGACGTCTTGACACCGCCACCGCACGACAGTCCCGAGTCTCGGAACGTCCGCCGGAACGGCAGTAACGCCGGAAACGCTGCCAACGTCACCACCAACTTGGACGCCGCTCCACGTCACGAGATGCATCCTCTCGATCAACCGGCTGTGGAGCTCGGATTGCCAGACAATCTTCCCGAAATTCTCTACT CTTCGATACCGAAGTGCGGAGGTTGTCAAGAAGCGATTCTGGACAAATACGTTCTGAGGGTTCTCGAAAGGTGTTGGCATGCGAGGTGTCTCACGTGCCGGGACTGCGGTGCAAGATTGACTGACAAATGTTTCGCGAGAAACGGCCACGTCTTCTGTAAGGACGACTTCTTCAA GCGTTTTGGGACGAAATGCGCTGGCTGCGGCCAAGGATTGGCACCGTCGCAAGTGGTGCGCAGGGCGCAAGAATTGGTCTACCATCTAACTTGTTTCTCGTGCGCTCTGTGCTCCCGGCAGCTGGACACCGGCGATGAGTTCTACCTCATGGAGGACAGGAAGCTCGTTTGCAAGCCTGACTACGAGCAGGCGAAAGCGAAAG AGCTGGCTGACGGAGGAAGCATAGACGGCGACCAGCCAAACAAAAGGCCGAGAACGACGATCACGGCGAAACAGCTGGAGACATTAAAATTAGCGTACAATACTAGTCCGAAACCGGCGAGACATGTGAGGGAGCAACTTTCTCAGGACACAGGACTTGATATGCGCGTCGTTCAAGTCTGGTTTCAGAACAG GAGAGCAAAAGAGAAGAGACTGAAGAAAGATGCGGGTAGAACCAGATGGTCTCAGTATTTTCGAAGTATGAAAGGAACGGGGACCGGTGGACATTCACCTAGGCATGATAAACTTCTTGATAAGGACGAGTTAAAAGTGGACTTAGATTCTACCTTTGGTCACCATG ATTTAAGTAACGACAGTTACGGTACAGTGGTGAATATGGGATTAGATGGTGAAGGCGCGAGTCCAGGAGGGGGTGGAAATGGGGCAGGAGGCCCTCCACGTGGTTACTTGGGTGCAACAACACCACCTTATCTTTCAACGTCCAGATCACCGTCCTTACCACCTCAGTTTCCATATCCACCGGATACTGGCCTTTCCGTTTATACCACCCTTG GAGGTGCAAGTGGCATGGTACCGGGGCCAGCGTCGGATTTGAGCAACGAATCGAGCggaggcggtggcggcggcggaggCGGTGGCGGAGGTGGTTACCCGGACTTTCCACCCTCGCCCGATTCATGGCTCGGCGAACCACCACCTCCACACGCTCACCACCATTCCCACTACAGCACATAA